The Sediminispirochaeta smaragdinae DSM 11293 genome has a segment encoding these proteins:
- the cas7c gene encoding type I-C CRISPR-associated protein Cas7/Csd2 codes for MEAIKNRYEFVLLFDVENGNPNGDPDAGNLPRIDAETSKGIVTDVCLKRKIRNYIEIKHGHEAGYHIYVKEKGVLNAQHELAYKALGLKPEPKKLPKDEAKARELTEWMCTNFFDIRTFGAVMTTEINCGQVKGPVQLNLAKSIDPVMPSELSITRMAVTKEADKEKERTIGKKTLIPYGLYRVEGYISAHFAERTGFNETDLNELWDAFKNMFDHDRSASRGKMSPQKLIVFKHDSALGNAPAHKLFDLVDIKRIGNTDQPPRSFQDYEVVMNDNPFNGVTIQTLLD; via the coding sequence ATGGAAGCAATAAAAAACAGGTATGAATTTGTATTATTATTCGATGTAGAAAATGGAAATCCCAATGGAGATCCCGACGCAGGGAATCTACCCAGAATTGATGCTGAAACGTCCAAAGGCATTGTTACAGATGTTTGCCTGAAACGAAAAATACGAAATTACATAGAAATCAAGCACGGTCACGAGGCAGGGTATCATATTTATGTAAAGGAAAAAGGAGTACTGAATGCTCAGCATGAACTGGCATATAAAGCATTGGGATTGAAACCTGAACCCAAAAAGCTCCCAAAAGATGAAGCAAAAGCCAGGGAACTTACGGAGTGGATGTGCACAAATTTCTTTGACATCAGGACTTTCGGCGCGGTAATGACTACTGAAATTAATTGCGGGCAGGTTAAGGGTCCTGTTCAGTTAAATCTTGCCAAAAGTATAGACCCGGTAATGCCAAGTGAGCTTTCTATAACACGAATGGCCGTAACCAAAGAAGCAGACAAGGAAAAAGAAAGAACTATAGGCAAGAAGACCCTAATCCCATACGGCTTGTATCGAGTGGAAGGATATATTTCCGCCCATTTTGCCGAGAGAACCGGATTTAACGAGACAGACCTTAACGAGTTATGGGATGCTTTTAAGAATATGTTCGATCATGACCGTTCAGCTTCAAGAGGAAAGATGAGTCCGCAAAAATTAATAGTCTTTAAACATGACAGCGCCCTTGGAAATGCTCCGGCACATAAATTATTCGATCTTGTTGATATAAAACGTATAGGTAACACCGACCAGCCACCGCGAAGCTTCCAGGATTATGAAGTCGTTATGAATGATAATCCTTTTAATGGTGTCACAATACAAACGCTGCTTGATTAA